The genomic interval GCGTGCTGCATCGTCACCGGGGTGGCGCTGGCGGAGGTTTTCGGCCGCGGCAACGTTCTGGTCGTCCGGTTTTCTGCAGTGCCGCCCCCGCTGCCTGCGGAAGCCGAACCGGCCGCCAACCGCGCGCGCAAGGCCGACAAGCTTGCGGTCGCGACGCAGGCCGCGGTCCCTGATGCCGGCGAGGATTCGGCGTTGGCTGTACCGCTGCGGCAGGCGGTTGCGACCGACGGTCCCGTCGATGCCGAGGTTTTGCCGCCGACAGCGCCGATCGAGGAGCCGCCGCTGCCGCGTTCCCGGCCGAAGCTCGCAAACCAGCTCGTTCAGAAGAATTATTCGCTGCTTAGCGACATGCAGATCGCGGCGCTGAAAGGGCGGCTGCAACTCACGTCCGCGCAGGAGCCCTACTGGCCGGCCGCCGAAAGCGCGTTGCGCGACGTCGCCCGCAAAATCCACGAGCGGCGCGCGGTACCGGGACGGCAGGCCGCTCTCAGTCCAGGCGAGATCGAGCAGATCAAGGCCGCGGTCCGACCGTTGCTGTCGAGGCTGCGCGAGGACCAGAAGCGCGAGGCCCGCACGCTCGCGCGCATCATCGGGCTGGAGGCGGTCGCCTCGCTGATTTGAGAGGTCATGGGCACCTCGAAAGCGATAGCGCTTGGTGCCCCTGGCCGGAATCGAACCAGCACTCCTTGCGGAACTCGATTTTGAGTCGAGCGCGTCTACCAGTTCCGCCACAGGGGCATTCGCGGGCCGCGCCGAAAGAGGCGGGGACCTTGCGAAGCGGGCGGACTATAGCGGTCGTTCCCTACCGGTCAACCCGGCGCGGCAAGCTGCGTTAGCGGTCCGAGAGATGCTTGCCGCCTTGACCCGGTGATATGGGGCACGCTATGCGCAGCGCCACACATCTTGCCGTTGTCCCCGCGCACGCGGGGACAACGGCTGGAAACACCGCAGTGTGAAGGCCACCGGCTCGACAGCGGCAAGGCGCGAGGTTACGACCCATGGCGCAAGCGAAGTAGTCAGCCGGAGCCAGCCGTGAACACCGATGCCGCCGTGAAAACCTCCTCTGCGGCCCGCGGCAAAAAAACCGCCTTCGCCGCCGCGCTGGCCGTGGCCCTCATCGCTGCGGCGACGATCGCGGGCGCGTGGTTTTTCCAGCTCGTGCTGGATATCCGGCCGTGTCCGCTCTGCCTCGAGCAGCGCTACGCTTACTATCTTGCGATCCCCCTCGGCCTGCTGGTGGCGTTTGCCGCAGCGAAGGGCGCGCCGCGTTGCCTCATCATCCCGGCTCTCGCCGTTCTCGCGCTGGCCACGCTTGGCAATGCCGGGCTCGGCGCCTATCACGCCGGCATCCAATGGGGCTTCTGGCCGGGACCGACCGATTGCACCGGACCGGTGCTCGATCTCGGCAAAGCAGGCCTGCTCGACAACCTTGACAAGGTAAAGGTCGTGCGCTGCGACGAGGTGCAGTGGCGCTTCCTCGGCCTGTCGCTCGCCGGCTACAACGCAGTGATCTCGCTGCTGATGGCGGCGATTGCAGGGTGGGGCACCGCAGCCT from Nitrobacter sp. NHB1 carries:
- a CDS encoding disulfide bond formation protein B, translated to MNTDAAVKTSSAARGKKTAFAAALAVALIAAATIAGAWFFQLVLDIRPCPLCLEQRYAYYLAIPLGLLVAFAAAKGAPRCLIIPALAVLALATLGNAGLGAYHAGIQWGFWPGPTDCTGPVLDLGKAGLLDNLDKVKVVRCDEVQWRFLGLSLAGYNAVISLLMAAIAGWGTAALAGRVR